The stretch of DNA GTGGCAACCCGGTCGCCTGCGCCGCCGCGCTGGGCTCGATCGAGACCATGAAGGAGCTCGACCTCAACGCCAAGGCGCAGCGCATCGGCGAGGTCATGCTCGGCCGCCTGCGCGCCATGGCCGAGAAGTTCGACGTGATCGGCGAGGTCCGCGGCCGCGGCGCGATGATCGCCGTCGAGCTGGTCAAGCCGGGCAGCAAGGACCCGAACCCCGAGTTCACCGCCGCCGTCGCCAAGGCCTGCCACGCCGAGGGCCTGGTCGTGCTGACCGCCGGCACCTACGGCAACGTGCTGCGCTTCCTGCCGCCGCTGGTCATGCCGGAGCACCTGCTCGTCGAGGGCCTCGACATCATCGAGAACGCCTTCGCCACGGTCTGAGTCGTGTCCCGGGCCGTGGCCCGGGCCGTGGCCTGAGTCGTGGCCCGAGAGGGTGGTCCGAGCCCCGCGCAGCTACGTCTGTGCGGCTCGGGCCACCCTTTCGTACAGTCGTACTCCGCATCGGCTCCACCCGGTGAAGATGCTGTGCGAAAGCTCTGAAGTCCCTGGGAGTCGCAGCGCTCCTGACGTACCTTGGTAACAGATGGACAGCGAGCTGACACCCTCAGCGACACCGGCCGTCGCCCCGTCAGGGGCGGTGGCAGCCGAGGACCGATCGACCGGCCGTCCGGCCCACACCCCCCGGGCCACGCGGATCGGCGATCTTCCCAGCCGCCCTGGAGCTCTCCCCCCTGCTCCAGGGCGGCTCTCACATGCCCGGGCACAGCCCTGGCTGCCGGTGCTGCTGCTCGCCCTGCTGGTGTTGATCTCCTGGCAGGTCGCCGTCCACGGGCCACTGCTCGACCTGGACCTGCACGTCCGGTCCTTGGTCCACTCGACCCGGCTGAGCCTGGGCGGCCAACTGCCCCCGGGCGCCACCGACGCCGGCCTCGGCCACCTCCGTCCGGCCCACCCCGGCCCCGACGGCTTCTGGCTGGACCGCCTCGGCCGCGGCCTCTCCGACCTCGGCAACACCATCCCGGCCATCCCCGTCCTACTCGCCGCCGGCGCCCTGGCCGCCTGGCGGCACCGCCGCACGGGCCTGCGCCGTTGGTGGCTCCCGCTGCCGACGGCCGCCGTCACGGCCCTGCTCATCCCCGCCCTGGTGATCCCCGCCAAGAACTGGTTCGCCCGCCCCGGCCCGCTCGGCACCCCGCTGCACCCCGGCGAGTGGGGCTGGTACCCGTCCGGCCACACCGCCACCTCGGCCATCGCCTACGGCACCGCCACCTTGCTGCTCTGCCGGGCCTTCCCCGGCCCGGCCCTGCACCGCCGGCTGACCGCCCTCACCGCCCTGGCCTGCCTCGGCGTCGGCTGGGGCCTGGTCTGGAGCGACTTCCACTGGCTGCTCGACGTGCTGGCGAGCTGGTGCCTGGCGGGGTTGCTGCTCTGGACCCTCGCCCGCGCCACGGCCCCGGGCGGCCTCCTCAGCCCGGCCGGCCCGGCGAGCCAGGTACGGCCCCCGGCCGATCCGGACGCGACGCCGCCGCTGCCCGGGGCCTGACCGCTGCCCCCCGAGACCTGACCGCTGCCGACGGGCCACCCGCGCGCAAGCCACTCACCCTCGGCTCGCCCGCCCTCGACCCGCGCGCCCTCAGGTCACTCACCCTCGTGACGGTGGACCAGGCCGGGCTCGCCGCTGTCCCGCTGCCACTCGACGACCAGCTCGTCCCGGGCACCGAAGCGGACCAGGTGACGGCCCACCACGTCCTCCAACTGCGCCAGGTCGGCCGCCTCGCCCTCGACGGCGAGCGCCAGCACGCCCGGCTCGGCCACCAGGGTGGCCGTCCCGGCACGGAAGGCGACCTCGCCCCGACCGGTCTCCTCCGACCAGCTCGCCTCGACCTTGCGGCCGAGGTGCGCGGCCAACTGCTTGCCGTACCGCGCGGGGCGGTCGGTACTCACACGGGCTTCCGAACGGGCCATCGTGATCACTCCTGAATCGGTTCGTACGACTGTCTCTGCTGCACCGGCTGTCACTGCCGTCTTTACCTCACGCTAGCCCAGATACTGAGCTAAGCTCAAGGTGTCATTGACTCTGCATATCCGTCCGCCCATCCGCCCACACGCCCATCCACCCGTGGCCCACCGAGCCGTCCGCCTGTGACTCGCGCGCCCGTCCGCCCATTGCCCCACGTACCCACCACCCCGCGTACCCGCTGCCTCGCCCCGCCCGCCGGTGCGCCACCGACCGGCCCCCGGCCCGACCGGGGCGGGTAGCCTGGGCCCACCTCTCCCCCGGCCACCGCGGCCGGGGTCGTCCGCAGCCCAGCCCAGCCCGGGAGCCCCGACCATGACCACCCCGCCGCCCGAGACCGCCGCCGAGCTCGCCGACGCGCTGACCCGGGCGATGAAGCGGATCCGGCGGCAGACCATGTACCGGCTGGAGCCGTACGGGATCACCCCGGGCCAGG from Kitasatospora sp. MMS16-BH015 encodes:
- a CDS encoding phosphatase PAP2 family protein, giving the protein MLLLALLVLISWQVAVHGPLLDLDLHVRSLVHSTRLSLGGQLPPGATDAGLGHLRPAHPGPDGFWLDRLGRGLSDLGNTIPAIPVLLAAGALAAWRHRRTGLRRWWLPLPTAAVTALLIPALVIPAKNWFARPGPLGTPLHPGEWGWYPSGHTATSAIAYGTATLLLCRAFPGPALHRRLTALTALACLGVGWGLVWSDFHWLLDVLASWCLAGLLLWTLARATAPGGLLSPAGPASQVRPPADPDATPPLPGA
- a CDS encoding DUF2218 domain-containing protein translates to MSTDRPARYGKQLAAHLGRKVEASWSEETGRGEVAFRAGTATLVAEPGVLALAVEGEAADLAQLEDVVGRHLVRFGARDELVVEWQRDSGEPGLVHRHEGE